The region CTAGCTACTACAGCAATCCATATTGTTTAATGTACACTTGTTGTATTTCCTTATCTTATTCCCTTGTCCAGAGTAATCTCTGGTCGGCGCATTATGAAACTCGCATTTGGACCCCAGCCCGTTAATGtcgtctctttttttttcttttttttttattttagctgtTAATTTAACTATTGGCCCATTCTCTGATCTGGAATGTTCCTTTCTCTCAGCAGCatcagcaacaacaacaacaacaacaattaaTAACAACAACAGAAGAACTACCCCAGGCAAACAAACACAGTGATCCTTCCCTCCGTTGATCGCTTTCAATATTATCTCTACTACGTACGTACGACACCAATGAAGCCTTTCAACgtactccctctccctctattCCTTCTGTCGTCTCTCCTCCTCGcaatctcctcctccgccgaccTTTCCTTCCTCGAGAACACGTGCCGGCGCGTCGCAACTGCCAGCCCCGCCATCGGCTACGACTTCTGCGTGCGATCACTCCGATCCGACAAAGAAAGCCTTGCGGCTGCCGACTTAGCGGCactcgccgtcgtcgccgccagGATCGCCAACGCCGCTGCCGCCGGCACTGAGTCGCGCATAAAATGTATGATCGAGTCGGAGCTAAACCCTTCTAAACGAGACCGcctcggcgtgtgcgacgaggTCTACTCCGACGCCATTGACCGCATCAGAGACGCGGTGCGGAGCATCGAGGCGGGGCTCTACTCCGACGCCGTGACGTTCCTGAGCGCGGCGCTTGACGCGTCGGAGAATTGCGAGGACGCGTTCGGAGAGGGCGCCGAGGACGACGGGTCGGCGGCGGCACCGCCGTCGCCGCTGGAGAGGGAGGATGGGGAGTACGAGAGGTTGGCCGAGATTGCTCTCGCCATTACGGCATGGTTGGTGTGATTTGTTGTGGGCGCCATTAATTGTGTTGTGTTTGTGCTGTGATCAATTCGCTTTGGTTGGTGGTTGTCGCTTTGTTGATTCCTCTGTTGTAAGTTCTTAACGTTTGTTTTGTTTGCTTGGGTGCATGCAAGGAGTGGAATCTTG is a window of Ananas comosus cultivar F153 unplaced genomic scaffold, ASM154086v1, whole genome shotgun sequence DNA encoding:
- the LOC109704747 gene encoding putative invertase inhibitor, yielding MKPFNVLPLPLFLLSSLLLAISSSADLSFLENTCRRVATASPAIGYDFCVRSLRSDKESLAAADLAALAVVAARIANAAAAGTESRIKCMIESELNPSKRDRLGVCDEVYSDAIDRIRDAVRSIEAGLYSDAVTFLSAALDASENCEDAFGEGAEDDGSAAAPPSPLEREDGEYERLAEIALAITAWLV